From Pagrus major chromosome 18, Pma_NU_1.0, a single genomic window includes:
- the canx gene encoding calnexin isoform X2, whose protein sequence is MDQRVGLFVLLAAGLLCLSVAPLSRAEDLVEDGLGDDMDVEDELDLGLAGAEDEEMEELDGDVQDEASSAPKTPPAPKVTYKAPEPMGEHFIAESFDRGTLDGWVVSSAKKEDADEDIAKYDGKWAVEEMKDSKLPGDKGLVLKSRAKHHAISAQLLRPFTFDTKPLIIQYEVNFQLGIDCGGAYVKLLTQTPDLDLDQFVDKTPYTIMFGPDKCGEDYKLHFIFRHKNPKTGEYEEKHAKKPDADLRTYYTDKKTHLYTLVVNPDNTFEVLVDQTVVNSGSLLTDMTPPVNPAAEIEDPDDQKPEDWDERPKIQDPAATKPEDWDEDAPAQVPDEDAVKPEGWLDEEPEYIGDPDAVKPEDWDEDMDGEWEAPQVPNPACETAPGCGTWKRPMIDNPNYKGKWKPPMIDNPNYQGVWKPRKIANPAFFEDLQPFKMTPFSALGLELWSMTSDIFFDNFFITDDRNTAERWSNDGWGLKKAAEGAADPSLATQMLNAAEERPWLWVVYVLTVALPLVLIIVFCCTGKKTPATPAAEYKKTDEAQPDVKEEEEEGEEEEEEKAEEAEKSSPAAEEKSDGEENPEEEEDAEGAADEEKEATADEKLEDDVLRRSPRNRKVRRD, encoded by the exons ATGGATCAGAGGGTCGGGTTGTTCGTTCTTCTGGCAGCAGGCCTCCTCTGCCTCAGTGTAGCCCCGCTGTCTCGGGCTGAGGACCTGGTTGAGGACGGTCTTGGTGACGACATGGACGTGGAGGACGAGCTGGATCTGGGTCTGGCAGGAGCTGAGGAcgaggagatggaggagctgGACGGAGATGTGCAGGATGAAGCTTCATCTGCTCCTAAAACTCCTCCTGCACCAAAG GTGACCTACAAAGCTCCAGAGCCAATGGGGGAACATTTCATTGCTGAGTCTTTTGATCGGGGGACACTTGACGG GTGGGTGGTGTCCAGCGCTAAGAAGGAGGATGCTGATGAAGACATCGCAAAGTATGATG GTAAATGGGctgtggaggagatgaaggacaGTAAGCTCCCCGGAGATAAAGGTCTGGTCCTGAAATCTCGAGCCAAACATCACGCCATCTCCGCCCAGCTGCTGCGACCTTTCACCTTCGACACAAAGCCCCTGATCATCCA GTACGAGGTGAACTTCCAGTTAGGTATCGACTGTGGCGGCGCCTACGTCAAGCTGCTGACTCAGACTCCTGATCTCGACCTG gacCAGTTTGTGGATAAAACTCCATACACCATCATGTTCGGACCCGACAAATGTGGAGAAGATTACAAACTACACTTCATCTTCAGacacaaaaaccccaaaactgGAGAGTACGAAGAGAAACACGCCAAGAAACCCGACGCTGACCTGAGGACGTACTACACCGACAAGAAGACACATCTGTACACACTgg TGGTGAACCCTGACAACACGTTCGAGGTGCTGGTGGATCAGACGGTGGTGAACAGCGGCAGCCTGCTGACGGACATGACGCCCCCTGTGAACCCTGCCGCTGAGATCGAGGACCCCGACGACCAGAAGCCAGAGGACTGGGACGAGAGGCCCAAGATCCAGGACCCTGCCGCCACCAAGCCCGAAGACTG ggACGAGGACGCTCCCGCTCAGGTTCCAGATGAAGACGCAGTGAAACCCGAGGGTTGGCTGGATGAGGAGCCCGAGTACATCGGAGACCCCGACGCCGTCAAACCTGAAGACTG GGATGAGGACATGGACGGTGAGTGGGAGGCTCCTCAGGTCCCTAACCCCGCCTGCGAGACCGCCCCCGGCTGCGGCACCTGGAAACGACCAATGATTGACAACCCCAACTACAAGGGCAAGTGGAAGCCCCCCATGATTGACAACCCCAACTACCAG GGCGTCTGGAAGCCGAGGAAGATTGCCAACCCGGCGTTCTTCGAGGATCTGCAGCCGTTCAAGATGACTCCCTTCAGCGCCCTGGGGCTCGAGCTCTGGTCCATGACCTCCGACATCTTCTTTGACAACTTCTTCATCACCGACGACCGCAACACGGCTGAGCGCTGGTCCAACGACGGCTGGGGGCTGAAGAAGGCTGCAGAGGGTGCCGCTGAT cccAGTCTGGCCACACAGATGTTGAACGCTGCAGAGGAGCGTCCTTGGCTCTGGGTCGTCTACGTCCTCACTGTGGCTCTACCGCTCGTCCTCATCATCGTCTTCTGCTGCACTGgaaag AAGACTCCAGCGACGCCGGCAGCAGAGTACAAGAAGACAGATGAAGCTCAGCCCGacgtgaaggaggaggaagaggagggggaggaggaagaggaagagaaggctGAAGAAGCAGAGAAGAGCAGTCCAG CTGCAGAAGAGAAGAGTGACGGAGAGGAAAAtcctgaagaggaagaggatgcaGAGGGCGCCGCGGATGAAGAGAAGGAGGCGACAGCTGACGAG AAGTTGGAGGATGACGTTCTGCGGAGATCTCCCAGGAACAGGAAAGTCAGAAGGGACTGA
- the canx gene encoding calnexin isoform X1, which produces MDQRVGLFVLLAAGLLCLSVAPLSRAEDLVEDGLGDDMDVEDELDLGLAGAEDEEMEELDGDVQDEASSAPKTPPAPKVTYKAPEPMGEHFIAESFDRGTLDGWVVSSAKKEDADEDIAKYDGKWAVEEMKDSKLPGDKGLVLKSRAKHHAISAQLLRPFTFDTKPLIIQYEVNFQLGIDCGGAYVKLLTQTPDLDLDQFVDKTPYTIMFGPDKCGEDYKLHFIFRHKNPKTGEYEEKHAKKPDADLRTYYTDKKTHLYTLVVNPDNTFEVLVDQTVVNSGSLLTDMTPPVNPAAEIEDPDDQKPEDWDERPKIQDPAATKPEDWDEDAPAQVPDEDAVKPEGWLDEEPEYIGDPDAVKPEDWDEDMDGEWEAPQVPNPACETAPGCGTWKRPMIDNPNYKGKWKPPMIDNPNYQGVWKPRKIANPAFFEDLQPFKMTPFSALGLELWSMTSDIFFDNFFITDDRNTAERWSNDGWGLKKAAEGAADPSLATQMLNAAEERPWLWVVYVLTVALPLVLIIVFCCTGKKKTPATPAAEYKKTDEAQPDVKEEEEEGEEEEEEKAEEAEKSSPAAEEKSDGEENPEEEEDAEGAADEEKEATADEKLEDDVLRRSPRNRKVRRD; this is translated from the exons ATGGATCAGAGGGTCGGGTTGTTCGTTCTTCTGGCAGCAGGCCTCCTCTGCCTCAGTGTAGCCCCGCTGTCTCGGGCTGAGGACCTGGTTGAGGACGGTCTTGGTGACGACATGGACGTGGAGGACGAGCTGGATCTGGGTCTGGCAGGAGCTGAGGAcgaggagatggaggagctgGACGGAGATGTGCAGGATGAAGCTTCATCTGCTCCTAAAACTCCTCCTGCACCAAAG GTGACCTACAAAGCTCCAGAGCCAATGGGGGAACATTTCATTGCTGAGTCTTTTGATCGGGGGACACTTGACGG GTGGGTGGTGTCCAGCGCTAAGAAGGAGGATGCTGATGAAGACATCGCAAAGTATGATG GTAAATGGGctgtggaggagatgaaggacaGTAAGCTCCCCGGAGATAAAGGTCTGGTCCTGAAATCTCGAGCCAAACATCACGCCATCTCCGCCCAGCTGCTGCGACCTTTCACCTTCGACACAAAGCCCCTGATCATCCA GTACGAGGTGAACTTCCAGTTAGGTATCGACTGTGGCGGCGCCTACGTCAAGCTGCTGACTCAGACTCCTGATCTCGACCTG gacCAGTTTGTGGATAAAACTCCATACACCATCATGTTCGGACCCGACAAATGTGGAGAAGATTACAAACTACACTTCATCTTCAGacacaaaaaccccaaaactgGAGAGTACGAAGAGAAACACGCCAAGAAACCCGACGCTGACCTGAGGACGTACTACACCGACAAGAAGACACATCTGTACACACTgg TGGTGAACCCTGACAACACGTTCGAGGTGCTGGTGGATCAGACGGTGGTGAACAGCGGCAGCCTGCTGACGGACATGACGCCCCCTGTGAACCCTGCCGCTGAGATCGAGGACCCCGACGACCAGAAGCCAGAGGACTGGGACGAGAGGCCCAAGATCCAGGACCCTGCCGCCACCAAGCCCGAAGACTG ggACGAGGACGCTCCCGCTCAGGTTCCAGATGAAGACGCAGTGAAACCCGAGGGTTGGCTGGATGAGGAGCCCGAGTACATCGGAGACCCCGACGCCGTCAAACCTGAAGACTG GGATGAGGACATGGACGGTGAGTGGGAGGCTCCTCAGGTCCCTAACCCCGCCTGCGAGACCGCCCCCGGCTGCGGCACCTGGAAACGACCAATGATTGACAACCCCAACTACAAGGGCAAGTGGAAGCCCCCCATGATTGACAACCCCAACTACCAG GGCGTCTGGAAGCCGAGGAAGATTGCCAACCCGGCGTTCTTCGAGGATCTGCAGCCGTTCAAGATGACTCCCTTCAGCGCCCTGGGGCTCGAGCTCTGGTCCATGACCTCCGACATCTTCTTTGACAACTTCTTCATCACCGACGACCGCAACACGGCTGAGCGCTGGTCCAACGACGGCTGGGGGCTGAAGAAGGCTGCAGAGGGTGCCGCTGAT cccAGTCTGGCCACACAGATGTTGAACGCTGCAGAGGAGCGTCCTTGGCTCTGGGTCGTCTACGTCCTCACTGTGGCTCTACCGCTCGTCCTCATCATCGTCTTCTGCTGCACTGgaaag AAGAAGACTCCAGCGACGCCGGCAGCAGAGTACAAGAAGACAGATGAAGCTCAGCCCGacgtgaaggaggaggaagaggagggggaggaggaagaggaagagaaggctGAAGAAGCAGAGAAGAGCAGTCCAG CTGCAGAAGAGAAGAGTGACGGAGAGGAAAAtcctgaagaggaagaggatgcaGAGGGCGCCGCGGATGAAGAGAAGGAGGCGACAGCTGACGAG AAGTTGGAGGATGACGTTCTGCGGAGATCTCCCAGGAACAGGAAAGTCAGAAGGGACTGA